Proteins encoded within one genomic window of Panicum virgatum strain AP13 chromosome 1N, P.virgatum_v5, whole genome shotgun sequence:
- the LOC120655295 gene encoding transcription factor SPEECHLESS-like, which translates to MGDGAMCELLVDDHSELRHQSSGAEDLFSILETWEECMAGSSAHAAAMPACSQSSTGGSESAGAMAGARPTANNRRRAGDEGNGVGRGAPAQKKQKGSSTAAAQDVAAADEGGAKMSHIAVERNRRKQMNEHLAVLRSLMPCFYIKRGDQASIIGGVVDYIKELQQVLRSLEAKKHRKACAEQVLSPRPAMPAASPRPLLIKSTPPLSPRVAVPISPRTPTPGSPYKQPSGGGGGSGAAAGSRPPHPAAAAYMMPSPAMTPTTSSSSSSYAHDQQQQQHYPTTQLYLPTLDSLVTELAARAAGGRPAAAGLTLPDVKVEFAGPNLVLKTVSRRAPWQALKIIAALESLSLEILHVSVSTLDDTMVHSFTIKIGIECELSAEELVQEIQQTFL; encoded by the exons ATGGGTGACGGCGCCATGTGCGAGCTCTTGGTCGACGACCACAGCGAGCTCCGGCACCAGTCGTCGGGTGCCGAGGATCTGTTCAGCATCCTCGAGACGTGGGAGGAGTGCATGGCCGGCAGTTCTGCGCATGCGGCGGCCATGCCAGCGTGTAGCCAGAGCTCGACCGGTGGTTCTGAGTCTGCTGGCGCCATGGCGGGGGCTAGGCCGACGGCGAAcaaccggcggcgcgcgggcgatgaggggaatggcgtcggccgtggcgctCCGGCGCAGAAGAAGCAGAAGGGTtcgtcaacggcggcggcacAGGATGTGGCGGCCGCCGATGAGGGGGGCGCGAAGATGTCGCACATCGCGGTGGAGCGCAACCGGAGGAAGCAGATGAACGAGCACCTCGCCGTGCTGCGCTCGCTCATGCCATGCTTCTACATCAAGAGG GGAGACCAAGCGTCCATCATAGGAGGGGTGGTGGACTACATCAAGGAGCTGCAGCAGGTGCTGCGCTCGCTGGAGGCCAAGAAGCACCGCAAGGCGTGCGCAGAGCAGGTGCTCAGCCCGCGGCCCGCcatgccggcggcgagcccgcgGCCGCTCCTGATCAAGTCCACGCCGCCGCTCAGCCCGCGCGTGGCGGTGCCGATAAGCCcacggacgccgacgcccgGCAGCCCCTACAAGCAgccgtccggcggcggcggcggcagcggggctgCCGCTGGAAGCAGGCCCCCGcaccccgccgcggcggcctacATGATGCCGTCGCCGGCCATGACGCCgacgacgtcgtcgtcgtcgtcgtcctacGCGCAcgatcagcagcagcaacagcactaCCCGACGACGCAGTTGTACCTGCCGACCCTGGACAGCCTCGTGACCGAGCtcgccgcgcgggccgccggcggcaggcccgcggcggccgggctcACCCTCCCCGACGTGAAGGTGGAGTTCGCCGGGCCCAACCTGGTGCTGAAGACGGTGTCGCGCCGCGCGCCGTGGCAGGCGCTCAAGATCATCGCCGCGCTCGAGAGCCTCTCGCTCGAGATCCTCCACGTCAGCGTCAGCACCCTCGACGACACCATGGTGCACTCATTTACCATCAAG ATTGGGATCGAGTGCGAGCTTAGCGCGGAGGAGCTTGTGCAGGAAATTCAGCAAACGTTCTTGTGA